From the Phaenicophaeus curvirostris isolate KB17595 unplaced genomic scaffold, BPBGC_Pcur_1.0 scaffold_115, whole genome shotgun sequence genome, the window AtcctcagcaccccaaaccctgcccCCCCATGAAATCCCCATCAGTGCCCCCAGACTCCAGCCCCGCAAAAAACTGATGGCAGCTGTGCAGGAGGGAGCTTTATTGGAGGGGTCGGGGTGATCAAGGTGTGGGGAGGGCAGGATGTTGGGGGACTCAAGGTGCTCCAGGGGGGCTCaaggtgctggggagcagcagggtgtTGGGGGGCGCGGTGGCTCAGCGGTCCCTCAGGTGGGGGTAGAGGAAGATGATGGTGGCAGACACGACGAAGAGCAGGAAGGGCACAAAGCTGCCACTGGGGTCCTGTGGGGGGACAGGCGTCAGGGCCACCCCTGAGTGTCCCCCCCGAACCCCCGAGTGTACCTCTGACCTCCGTGTCCCCCCTGGTTGTACCTGGCTTGGCGTCCCCTCCAGCCACTGCAGATCGGGGTCCTCGGCGGAGGGACCCACCAGGATCTCGGGGGacctggaggagatggggggctgcagggtacaggggacatggggacaggggggtcgGGGAAAGGGGACAGAGGGCAGGGGGACAGGGTGTGACATGGGgcatggggagaggggaaaatgaggaaacagGGAGacgggggggatgggggggaaatggggagaaggAGACAgggaacatggggacatggggacagtggggatggggggggcagTGTGACGGGGGATGGATGGACATGgagacagggggacagggggacagagggagagagggacatggggacagggggagagGAAGACAGGGGGAGAGGGTGatgggggagtggggggcagGGTCCCAGCAGACacaagggcagggacacgtgggtcccagggagcctTGGGGTCCCATAGGGCTGGGGTCCCCGTGGGGAAGTACCAGTGTTGTGGGCCATCGGGGTGGTAGCAGATATGGTGATGGTGCTCCCGGTGCTCCTCGCTCTGTGCCTTCTGCTGTGCTCGCAGCCCGTCCACCTCATCTGTGGGCACCAGcacctcagccccacagcacagcaACCCTGCCCCACGGCACCATGTCCCATCCCACCACGCTATGGCCACGAGCCCCAGGCCACCAGCGCACCACACCACAGCCACCATCCAATCCCATTACACCATGGCCATCATCCCACCATTCCAAGCCTACCATCCCACCACATCGTGGCCACCATTCCACTTCTCCATTCCAAGACCACCACCACCCCAACACGCCATGGCCACCATTCTACCACACCGTGGCCACAAACCCACCACACCACACCCACCGTGCCATGGCCACAGCCCAGCACAGCCCAGACCACCACGTTATGATTACCATCCTGCTATGCCATTCCCACCAACCCATGCACAGGAACCTACCTCACCGTGGCCGCCATCTCACCGTACCATGGCTACCAATCCGTTATTCCATGCCCACAAATCCACAACACCACGGCCATCATCCCACCAAACTATGCCCACAATGCCATGGTCACTATCCCAGTCCATCCTATCACACCACGGCCACCAACCCTCCACGCCCtgcccagcatcccagcccATCCCACCACACCATGGCTGCCACCCCAAGGCCACGACCATCCCACCACGCGATGCCCACTGCTGCACCACACCAAGCCCACCATTCCTGCCCCATTCCATgcccaccccccccagctccacGGCCTCCCCTCCACGCTGGTACCCTGGAGTTGTGCCACCCTGGCGCAGGCGCTGCGGTGCTGGGTCTCCTCGAGTTGGGCCTTGGCGCGCAATGCGTTGGCCTCCAGTTGGTACTGAGCGCAGAGCTCCTGCCCACGTCGCAGCTCGGCCTGCAGCCCCGCCAGCTCCTGGCGCAGCCGGGTGGCCACCAACGCCTGCTTCCCAGCCTCCGCCCGCGCCTCCGCCCGCTCCGCCTGCgcctgtgccagcgcctgctccagctgccccagctgcGCCCGGTGCCCGGCCTGCAGTGCCCCCAGCTCAGCCTGCAGCGCCTGCAGGTCCTCTGGGAGAGGGCACCGGTGGGTACCAACGTAACCAAGGCTTTGGCCCTGTTAGGGGTATCCATGCCCATGGGTGCCCATCACCCATGGGGTTCTGGTTCCTGGGGGTGCCCATCACCCTTGAGGGCCAATTCCAGGGTCTGTCCATCTCCACGAGGTGCCCCTCCCTATGGAGTGTCTGTGTCTGGGTTCCCATGTCCATGAAGTGCCCATCCCTGAGGCTGTCGATACCTACAGGTGCCCATGGCCCTTGGGGTGTCGATCCCATGGGGTTTCCCATTCCTGGGGTGTTCATACCTGGGGTGCCCATTCTTGgggtgtccatgcccatggggTGCCAGTTCCTGGAGGTGCCCACCTTTAGGGGTGCCCAACTTCAGGGACTCCTATCTTCATGGGGTGCCCATTCTTGGGGTGACTATCCCTGGGGGTGCCCTTCACCATTGGGGTGCCCAGCCTGGAGGTTCCCATTTGTAGGGTGCCTGGTTGTGGGAGTGCCCGGTAATGGGGGCCCCTCCTTGTGGGGTGCCAGGCTTTGGGGGTGCCCCTCCCTGGGGGTCCCCACTTCAGGGGTGCCTGTTTGTTGGGGATCCTGTTTGGGGGGAGGCCCCCATTTGTGGGGTGccaggttttgggggtccccattTATGGGGGTCACTGTTTCTTGGGTGCCAGATTATAGGGGTCCTTTATTTGTGGGGATCTCTAGTTATGTGGGTGTCCATTTCTGGGGGTCCCCGATTGTGGGGGTCGCCGGTTATGGGGGTGCCCGGTTCTGGGGTGCCCATTTTGGGGatcccccgccccccccgttTGTGGGTGCccgtttttggggtccccaccCCACTCACTGCGCACGGAGGGGACCCTGCCCGGCTCCATGGGGGCGGCGCCGCTCCCGGGGGTCCCGCACCCCAAAGGCCCCGAGGCTCCCGGGCCTGTGGCGGCCTCGCCGGTTGCCGTGGAAACGGCCCCCGTGCCATGGCGGGCTGAGGGGGGGCCctgcccgccgcccccccccccccactgcctcccagtgctcccttcccagtgcccccagctccctcacagcacccccagtgccccccagtccccccccagtgcccccgcCAGCCCTCCCATTGCTGCTGCCCCCTCCTGGTACCCCCTAGtactccctcccagtgcccccccaacctccccagtgccccttcccagtgtcccctcccagtaccCTACTCAACCCccccccagtgctgctgctttctcccaGTGCACCCTTCaatgcccccagtgccccacagctccctcccagtgcccccccgcCAGCCCCCTCATTGCTTCTGccccctcccagtatcccccagccccccggtgctccctcccagtgcccccagctccctcacagcacccccagtgccccctagctacctcccagtacccccccagtGCCACCCATCTCTCCCAGTGCCCACTCGCCAGCCCCCCCCATTTCTGCTGccccctcccagtaccccccagccctccagtgcccccaccccctcccagtgccccccaggccTCCAGTGCCcacccagtgctgctgctctcaCCCACTACCTTGGGGGATGTCCCATTATAGCCCAGTACAGCCCAGAAcagcccagcactgccctgTGCAGCTCAGTACAGTCCAGCACAGCCCAGTCCAGTACcacccagtacagcccagtccCACCCAGCACAGTGCAGCCCAGTATGACCCAGTATGACCCAGTACAGCCCAGCGCAGCCCAGTATAGCCCAGAACAGTGCAGGTAGAtccagtacagcccagtacagCCCCTCCACTCCACCTGCCCTTTTATAGgcgcccccagccccggggtGGGGCTCCAAGCGCCCTTAATCCTCCCCTAAGCGGCTTCTGCTCATCCTTCCTGCCCCTGCGACTGGGGGGGCAGGAAAAGGGGGTGCAGGGTTGCGGGGGGCAGGGAAAGGTTTGGACTCATCCGGGATTTGAACCCTAGACCCCGTGCGAGGATCCTGCCCCAAGACCAGCAAGCAGGGGGTGGAGTGGGGGTGCTGGAGccagaggggaccccaaagtGAGCACAGCCCCCCCCGCAACCCCAAACAGCTCCCCCAAACAGCTCCCCCAAAGTAAGCGCAGCCTCCTGCCCCCAAACAGACCCCACAAAGTGAGCACAATCCCCCCTGAAACCCCAAACAGCCCCCCAAAGTGAGCACAGCCCCCCCGCAACCCCAAACAGCCCCCCCAAAGTGAGCAGTCCCCACTGCCCCCAAACAGACCCCCAAAGTGACCGCAGTCCCCACTGCCCCCAAACAGACCCCCAAAGTGACCACAGTCCCCCCTGCATGCCAAACAGCCCCCCCAAAGTGAGCACAGCCCCCCGCAACCCCAAACAGCCCCCCCAAAGTGAGCACAGCCCGCCCTGGCCCCCCAAATAGCCCCCACAAAGTGAGCACAgtcccccctgcccccaaaCAGCCCCCCCAAAGCGAGTACAgtcccccctgcccccaaaCAGACCTTACAAAGTGAACACaggccccctgcacccccaaaaagTGCCTTCCCAGCACCCCTGCCCCATGGGGTCCCCTTCTGCCCCCTGAGGTGCCCTCCAGCACATCAACTCCTCCTGGCCCATAGGGACCCTTCCTTGTTCCATGGGGTCCCTCTCCAGTGCCCCATTCCCATCTATCCCATAGGGTTTCCCCAGAGCCCCCTGCTCCATAGCATAGTGcccaccccccagcaccccagcccctcctgccccatggtgcccccccctgccccatgggGTCCCCCCCAGCACTCCATTCCCATAGGAACCTCACCCTGCTGCATAGAGCCTACCCCCCAGCACCTCCGTCCCATGGGGCGCCCTCTTATCCCATGGGGTCCTACCCCAGCACCCCATTCACCCCTGCCCCATAGGATCCCCCCTGCTCCACAGGGATGCCCTCTTGTCCCATAGGGTCCCCCCGGCACCCCATTcacccctgccccatagggtTCCCCCCCAGCTCCATAGTGTCCCCCCAGGCCTGGGGGTCTCATGCCCCACCCCCCACCAATCGGCTCCGAGGGCTCAAGGGGGCTCAGGGGGCTCATCCTGGCTGAGCCCCCCATAATCCCCGAGTTTGCCGGGGATGAGGGCCCTGATCCCCCTCAGCCCTGTAAGCGGCTTGGCCGGCACGGGCTATATCAGAGGGGGAGGGTGAGggccaccaccacccccccgtCCCCACCACCATGTCGGGTGACGAGGAGTTCTACCTCTTCAAGAACGGGTCCTCGGTGGGGCCCTGGGATGGCCCCCAGTACCACATTGCCCCGCCGTGGGCCTTCTACCTGCAGACCGCCTTCATGGGCTTCGTCTTCCTGGTGGGGACGCCCCTCAACGCCATCGTCCTGGTGGTCACGGTCAAGTACAAGAAGCTGCGGCAGCCGCTCAACTACATCCTAGTAAACATCTCCTTCAGCGGCTTCATCTCCTGCATCTTCAGCGTCTTCACCGTCTTCGTCTCCAGCTCCCAGGGCTACTTCATCTTCGGCAAGAACATGTGTGCCTTGGAGGGCTTCGTGGGGGCCACCGGAGGTAGGCGGTGGCAGCCACCAAGGGCTGGTTGGGATGTAGGGGTTGGGGTCACCACCATGACCTGACGGAGCTGTAGGAGCTGTAGTCGCCCCCATGGATTGGCGGGACTGTAGGAGCTGGGATCACCACCATGGTTTATGGTGGGGCTGTAGGTAGGGTTGATCATCATGTTTAGGTAGGGCTGTAGGAGCTGAGGTGAGCACCACGTTCTCGTGGAGCTGTAGGAGCTGGGGTGACCATCATGGTTTGTTGTGGGGATGTAGGTAGGGTTGAGCATCATGGTTTGTGGTGGGGGTGAGCACCGTGGTCTGCAACAACTCCATCTCCAACAGCTGTGGGAGTTGAGATGACCGCCGTGGTCTGGTGGGGCAGTAGGAGTTGGGGTCACCACCATCGTTTGGTGGGGTTGTAGGTAGGGCTGCTGATCGTGGTTTGTGGTGGGGCTGTAGCAGCTGTGGTGATCACCATGCCTGGTAGGGTGGTGGGGGTCGGTGGGCCACAGGCTGAGGTCCTGGTGTGCCCCCAGGGCTGGTGACAGGGTGGTCCTTGGCCTTCCTGGCGTTCGAGCGCTACATCGTCATCTGCAAACCCTTCGGCAACTTCCGCTTCAGCTCCAAGCACGCCCTCATGGTGGTGGCTGCCACCTGGGTCATCGGCGTCGGCGTCGCCGTGCCCCCCTTCTTCGGCTGGAGCAGGTGGGGGGCACGGGGTGGGAGGCGGGGAGGCGTGGGGTGCCGTGGGGTGCCATGGGGTTTCATGGGTGCCGTTGGGTACCACTGGGTGCAATAGGATGCCGTGGGGTGCCATGGGAAGCCATGGGGTGCCACTGGGTGCCATGGGGTGTCGTAGGATGCTACAGGGGTGCCACAGGGTTCCATTGGGAGCCATGGAGTGCCATGGGATCCCATGAGGTGACACTGGGTACCTCCCATTCCGGAGCGGAGGGTGAGCACGTGCCCCCACAGGTACGTGCCCGAGGGGCTGCAGTGCTCCTGTGGCCCCGACTGGTACACGGTGGGCACCAAGTACAAGAGTGAGTACTACACCTGGTTCCTCTTCATCTTCTGCTTCATCGTCCCCCTCTCCCTCATCATCTTCTCCTACTCCCAGCTCCTCAGCGCCCTGCGTGCCGTAAGTCCCCGCAGTGCCGCCCGCGCTGGTGTCACCTGTGGGCAGAGgggaggaaggcaggaggatggaggaataggtggagggatggaaggaggggtggagagaTGGAGGGTGCACAGGATGGTGGGAAGGAGTATaggaggatggagagatggaggaTTCAAAGGAtggagggaagaagggatgaAGGGATGAAAGGATGGAAGGTtagctggagggagggagggagggttGGAGGGATAgacagagggatggaaggaTAGAGGGGTAGAGGGATGGAGGATTCAAAGGATGGAAGgaaaagggatggagggatgaaaGGATGGAAGGTTGGAGGAGGGGTGGAGAGATAGAGGGAGAGAtagagggatggaaggagagaTAGAGGGATGGAGGAATGGAGGGAGAGATGTAGGGAGAGAaacagggatggagagatggaggaCGGGCTGGAAGGATGGAGTGTGGACAGGATGGAAGGAAGCATTTCTAGAAGAGTAGAAATGGCAGGATGGTGGGATGAAGGGAGGAAGGGCTACTGGGACcaaagatggagatggagggcaggaggccTGGCCAGGCACCAAGCCCTGACCCCACTGTGTGTGCAGGTGGCAGCGCAGCAGCAGGAGTCGGCCACGACACAGAAGGCGGAACGGGAGGTGTCTCgcatggtggtggtgatggtgggCTCCTTCTGCCTCTGCTACGTGCCCTACGCCGCCCTGGCCATGTACATGGTGAACAACCGGGACCACGGCATCGACCTGCGCCTGGTCACCATCCCTGCCTTCTTCTCCAAGAGCGCCTGCGTCTACAATCCCATCATCTACTGCTTCATGAACAAACAGGTGCCTTGGGACACCCTGGGATATCCTGGGACACCTGGGTGATGGGGAGAAACTGGGACACCTGGGAAATTGGGACATCCAAGAAACCTGGGCAATGGGGAAAACCTGAGACACACAGAGAATGGGGAGATCACAACTGGGTGATGAGGACACCTGGGGTGGTCAAGGACACCTGGGGACAGGAAACATGGGGACTAGCACCATCCAGGGATGCCCAGGGACTGGGATGCCTGGGGACACACAGATGTGCCCATCTCCAAGGCTTGGAGGTTCCACCTCCCAAAGGATAGGAGAAGGGGCCGTGGTAGCACCAGGAACTGGGGCCAAGGTGGCACCAGGGACGAGAAAGGTcccaggctggggacaggggacacagggctgATCCGTTCGCGTTCTCGTCCCCAGTTCCGCGCCTGCATCATGGAGACGGTGTGTGGGAAGCCCATGACGGATGACTCGGACATCTCCAGCTCGGCTCAGAGGACAGAGGTCTCCTCCGTCTCCTCCAGCCAGGTCAGCCCCAGCTGAGGAGCCACCAGCGCCCCCCTCGGCCTCAGGACCCCTGCGGTGGGGCTGGGGTCACTCCAGGGGTCCAGGGCCTCCCCCTCTGCTGGCCCGGGATGTGGGTGTGGGTAGGACAATAAACGCCACCACCACGGTGTGAATGCAATGCCGAGCCCGTGTCTGTGCCGAGGACCCTGCAGTGCGGTTGGGGAGTGGGTGCGGAGGGGGGCTCGGCCCCATGGTGCTGCGCCCCACGGCTGCGTGATGCAacagaccccagacccacatCAGACACTGGACCCACAAGCCAcggtggggcagggaggggggacGCTGCTTCCAGCCATGGGACCAGggtggggctgagcccccttctgtggggctgggactccatttgtggggctggggctcaGCCCCCTTCTAtgtggctgggatggagctgggtcCCCATTTGTGGGGCTAGGGTGGGGCAGGGACCCTGTTTTGGGGTGAAGCGGGAGCGATCCCATCACAAGCGAAGCCCTGAGGCAGTGGATTGGGGTGTAAACATGTTTATTTGGGCCTCGGCATGGCTGCCACACTCCAGGCACCACAGAATCATCCAGAGAACACGGAATCATCCGGAGAACACGGAATCACCCGGACACGGACTCAGCCCAAGGGAATAAaaatggggagaggggacaAAATTAGTGTCTGAGGGCAACAGCGCCGCTTCTGAGTCCTTTGGAGGGGGGAAAGCCAAGCGGCAGAGCTGGGAATGGGTCAAATGCTGGGACGCTAGAGCTGGGGCCAAGTGTGCCGGAGCTGGGAATGGGGGCAAGCGCCAAAgctggagctgggaatgggTCCAAGTGCCAGGGCACCGGAGCTGGGGCCAAACACGACAGAACTGGGAATAGAGGCAAGTGCCGAAGCCGGAGCTGGGAATGGGGGCAAGCGCCAGAGCTAGGGCCAAGTGCTGGAGCTGGCGAGGGGTTTGATGTGTGTGGGGAAGCAGC encodes:
- the OPN1SW gene encoding short-wave-sensitive opsin 1 gives rise to the protein MSGDEEFYLFKNGSSVGPWDGPQYHIAPPWAFYLQTAFMGFVFLVGTPLNAIVLVVTVKYKKLRQPLNYILVNISFSGFISCIFSVFTVFVSSSQGYFIFGKNMCALEGFVGATGGLVTGWSLAFLAFERYIVICKPFGNFRFSSKHALMVVAATWVIGVGVAVPPFFGWSRYVPEGLQCSCGPDWYTVGTKYKSEYYTWFLFIFCFIVPLSLIIFSYSQLLSALRAVAAQQQESATTQKAEREVSRMVVVMVGSFCLCYVPYAALAMYMVNNRDHGIDLRLVTIPAFFSKSACVYNPIIYCFMNKQFRACIMETVCGKPMTDDSDISSSAQRTEVSSVSSSQVSPS